In Pocillopora verrucosa isolate sample1 chromosome 13, ASM3666991v2, whole genome shotgun sequence, one genomic interval encodes:
- the LOC131793538 gene encoding uncharacterized protein, with translation MEQIWQFPCCWSAIDGCHISIKCPPGGLESSKEYHNFKNFYSIVLMGLVDAKYRFIWASCGYPGNSHDSIIMQSTTLWQEIAQGKILPGWIAKNVGGVDVPPLIVGESAFPFQTWLMKPYTNAVLTEKQKYFNYRLSRARMVSEGAYGQLKGRWRVLFQRNECSQKNVRTVTMACIVLHNICINHGDSMSRKMDLTIDPATGERRDREVIRNLLQMVRSPPVRDSCHQATLIRNCLSDKFLREKEGHGVC, from the exons ATGGAACAGATTTGGCAGTTCCCTTGCTGTTGGTCAGCGATTGACGGATGTCACATCTCTATTAAATGTCCCCCGGGAGGTTTAGAGTCATCTAAAGAGtaccacaattttaaaaacttttactCTATTGTACTAATGGGGTTGGTCGATGCCAAGTACAGGTTTATATGGGCAAGTTGTGGGTATCCTGGCAATTCACACGACTCAATCATCATGCAATCAACTACGTTATGGCAAGAAATAGCACAGGGTAAAATTCTTCCAGGGT GGATTGCTAAAAATGTTGGCGGGGTTGATGTACCTCCTTTAATAGTTGGTGAATCAGCTTTTCCCTTTCAGACCTGGCTGATGAAACCATATACCAATGCGGTCCTtactgaaaaacagaaatactTTAACTACCGCCTAAGTAGAGCAAGGATGGTGAGTGAGGGGGCGTACGGTCAGCTCAAGGGGCGATGGCGAGTTCTATTTCAAAGGAATGAATGTAGTCAGAAGAATGTGCGAACTGTAACAATGGCTTGTATTGTACTACACAACATATGCATAAATCATGGGGACTCAATGTCAAGAAAAATGGATTTAACAATTGATCCTGCGACTGGAGAGAGAAGAGACAGGGAAGTCATAAGAAACCTGTTGCAAATGGTTCGAAGTCCACCAGTTCGAGATTCATGTCACCAAGCCACTTTAATTCGTAACtgtctatctgataagtttctGAGAGAGAAAGAAGGGCATGGGGTCTGTTGA